A part of Corynebacterium lactis RW2-5 genomic DNA contains:
- a CDS encoding histidinol-phosphate transaminase: MSNPDANASGVGKLRLADLPLREELRGEEAYGAPQLDVDVRLNTNENPYSPSDALIKELVATVEKVASDLNRYPDRDAVELRRALAEYMTWQTGVQIDTDQVWAANGSNEILQQLLQAFGGPGRSAMGFVPSYSMHPILSSGTQTEFIGIDRNPETFEIDLDVALAAIEKHRPDVIFVTTPNNPTGNLTGIDALRQIAEAAPGIVIVDEAYAEFTDEPSAVTLLDEFPAKLVVSRTMSKAFDFAGGRLGYFVANPAFIDAVMLVRLPYHLSTLTQAAATVALRHSSETLSTVSALADERGRVVASLHEYGYDVIDSHSNFVFFGGFDDAAAAWREFLDRGVLIRDVGVEGRLRTTIGLSSENDAFLAAAKDIAERQAGLGGQ; encoded by the coding sequence ATGAGCAACCCCGATGCGAATGCAAGCGGCGTCGGCAAGCTGCGGTTGGCGGACCTGCCCCTGCGCGAGGAGCTGCGCGGTGAGGAGGCCTACGGTGCGCCCCAGCTGGACGTCGACGTGCGCCTCAATACCAACGAGAACCCCTACTCGCCGTCGGACGCGCTGATTAAAGAGCTGGTGGCGACGGTGGAGAAAGTCGCCAGTGACCTGAATCGCTACCCGGACCGCGATGCCGTAGAGCTGCGCCGCGCGCTCGCCGAGTACATGACCTGGCAGACCGGCGTGCAGATTGATACAGATCAGGTGTGGGCCGCCAATGGCTCCAACGAGATTTTGCAGCAGCTGCTCCAGGCCTTCGGCGGCCCGGGGCGCAGCGCCATGGGGTTTGTGCCCAGCTACTCCATGCACCCGATTCTCTCCTCGGGCACGCAGACGGAATTCATCGGCATTGATCGCAACCCAGAGACCTTCGAAATCGACCTGGATGTCGCGCTGGCCGCAATCGAGAAGCATCGCCCGGACGTCATCTTCGTGACAACTCCGAACAATCCCACCGGTAACCTCACAGGCATCGACGCGCTGCGCCAGATTGCCGAGGCCGCGCCCGGCATCGTTATCGTCGATGAGGCCTATGCTGAGTTCACCGACGAGCCCTCGGCTGTGACCCTGTTGGACGAGTTCCCCGCAAAGCTGGTCGTCTCCCGTACCATGAGCAAGGCATTCGACTTCGCGGGCGGTCGCCTCGGCTACTTCGTGGCAAATCCGGCATTCATCGACGCGGTCATGTTGGTTCGCCTGCCGTACCACCTCTCTACGCTGACGCAGGCCGCCGCCACCGTGGCCCTGCGCCACTCGTCCGAGACGCTCTCCACAGTCTCTGCGCTTGCCGACGAACGCGGCCGCGTCGTAGCTTCTCTGCACGAATACGGCTATGACGTAATCGACTCGCATTCCAACTTCGTGTTCTTCGGTGGCTTTGACGACGCTGCTGCCGCGTGGCGTGAATTCCTGGATCGGGGAGTGCTGATTCGCGACGTCGGCGTGGAAGGTCGCCTGCGCACGACCATCGGTCTGTCCAGCGAAAATGATGCGTTCCTCGCGGCGGCGAAGGATATCGCGGAGCGCCAGGCCGGACTGGGTGGGCAATAA
- the hisB gene encoding imidazoleglycerol-phosphate dehydratase HisB gives MNFSDTDHLEVEQPKRVGRVERATKESSIVCTVDLDGTGKTDISTGLPFFDHMLTAFGSHGSFDLTVHANGDTDVDAHHTVEDTGIVLGQAFADALGDKSGIRRFGDSFIPMDETLAQAVVDVSGRPYFVAKGEPDQMLTAVIGGHYPTVINEHFFESFALNARIALHVRCLYGRDPHHITEAEYKAVARALRVACEDDPRVSGIPSTKGTL, from the coding sequence ATGAATTTCAGCGACACGGACCACCTCGAGGTTGAACAGCCTAAGCGCGTCGGACGCGTTGAGCGCGCCACGAAGGAGTCGAGCATCGTCTGCACTGTCGATCTCGACGGCACGGGCAAGACCGATATTTCCACCGGATTGCCCTTCTTCGACCATATGCTGACGGCCTTCGGCTCCCACGGCAGCTTTGACCTGACGGTTCACGCCAACGGAGATACCGACGTCGACGCCCATCACACTGTCGAGGACACCGGTATCGTGCTCGGTCAGGCTTTCGCGGACGCTCTCGGAGACAAGTCCGGCATCCGCCGCTTCGGCGATTCCTTCATCCCAATGGACGAGACCCTCGCGCAGGCGGTGGTGGACGTCTCCGGGCGGCCGTATTTCGTGGCCAAGGGCGAGCCAGATCAGATGCTCACGGCGGTCATCGGCGGGCATTACCCGACGGTTATCAACGAGCATTTCTTCGAATCTTTTGCGCTCAACGCCCGGATTGCGCTGCATGTTCGCTGCCTCTACGGCCGCGATCCGCACCATATCACCGAGGCCGAGTACAAGGCCGTCGCCCGGGCGCTGCGAGTCGCCTGTGAGGACGATCCCCGTGTCTCCGGGATCCCCTCCACTAAGGGAACGCTGTAG
- a CDS encoding low molecular weight phosphatase family protein, with the protein MTAPTLLDRQFSIVREDLHRHYDQLCGTEVVDSILDQVIDEISAGAKVTTFLPVLAERETAERIKASAASGASTAPRKEILFADRRGSGRCQIAAALTQHLAREQLFVRSVGLHPEEGINQQVLRVLRDRGLDTSQLMHAPITPRVSHRADVVVLMGIEETPAVPGDRYVTWDISDPDSASDEQLNQIIDDTEAAVRGLLAELGVTPTD; encoded by the coding sequence ATGACCGCCCCAACCCTTCTCGACCGCCAGTTCTCAATTGTCCGAGAGGACCTCCACCGCCACTACGACCAGCTCTGCGGCACCGAAGTAGTCGATAGCATTCTCGATCAGGTCATCGACGAGATCTCCGCCGGCGCCAAGGTCACCACCTTCCTCCCTGTGCTCGCCGAGCGCGAGACTGCCGAGCGGATTAAGGCATCTGCGGCAAGCGGCGCTTCGACCGCCCCGAGGAAGGAAATCCTCTTCGCGGATCGTCGCGGTTCGGGTCGCTGCCAGATCGCAGCCGCCCTGACACAGCACCTCGCCCGAGAGCAGCTATTCGTCCGCAGCGTCGGGTTGCACCCCGAAGAAGGCATCAACCAGCAGGTCCTGCGGGTTCTTCGCGATCGCGGACTGGACACCTCACAGCTGATGCACGCACCAATCACTCCGCGCGTGTCACACCGCGCCGATGTTGTTGTACTCATGGGAATCGAGGAAACCCCAGCAGTCCCGGGAGATCGCTACGTCACTTGGGATATCTCAGACCCGGACAGCGCCAGCGATGAACAGCTAAATCAGATCATCGATGACACCGAGGCCGCGGTCCGCGGACTCCTGGCCGAGCTCGGAGTCACTCCGACCGATTAG
- a CDS encoding MFS transporter, with amino-acid sequence MVSRVMDRKQLNQLDSMWKAPGLIPTLIAVMAAFGGWSLLMPVIPQAILDDGRGTSLAGAYTGVFMAATVLTQTQTPRMCRRLGYGLTMLISGLFLGLPTILHVFGTSAGLVLGIAVLRGMGFGALTVAESALIAELVPVKFLGKASGALGVAVGLSELLFLPLGLIIADELGSYAPVYILGAAISVIGSVMALFIPKIKPAPKQGKGGKENVGEPVPGSAASQPSPVAHVATWKLVAIPAVAICTIAMGFGGVSAFLAPAAGEVDPVSGAVVAGLSLSVLGGAQMVFRYFAGIYADRRSRAGDLIVPAMVSGFFGLAMMSAVVFFGFSAWLLLAAAAFYGAGFGMAQNEALLLMFARLPRERTAEASAFWNMAFDSGTGIGSFVLGAVAAAALKPYPAVFAFAAALVAVGLIGAVLDQVVGKHRVSEYHNTRATLRKLGGAVRRRTPEAAVRAARPAKNAVTRLASKEKRAQARQVRQEKRQ; translated from the coding sequence ATGGTGTCCCGGGTGATGGACCGCAAGCAGCTGAATCAGCTGGACAGCATGTGGAAAGCACCCGGTCTCATACCCACCCTTATCGCAGTGATGGCCGCCTTCGGTGGCTGGTCGCTGCTCATGCCGGTCATTCCACAGGCCATCCTTGACGATGGCCGCGGCACCTCTCTCGCAGGTGCCTACACCGGTGTGTTCATGGCCGCGACCGTTTTGACCCAGACTCAGACACCGCGCATGTGCCGCCGCCTCGGCTATGGCCTCACCATGCTCATTTCGGGGCTGTTCCTCGGCTTGCCGACGATCCTCCACGTCTTTGGCACCTCGGCGGGCCTGGTCCTCGGAATCGCGGTGCTTCGTGGCATGGGCTTCGGTGCCCTGACTGTGGCGGAATCGGCCCTGATTGCGGAGCTGGTTCCCGTGAAGTTCCTCGGCAAGGCCTCCGGTGCGCTGGGCGTGGCCGTGGGGCTATCCGAGCTGCTATTCCTCCCGCTCGGCCTCATTATCGCCGATGAGCTGGGCTCCTACGCCCCGGTCTACATTCTAGGTGCCGCGATTTCGGTCATTGGCTCGGTGATGGCGCTGTTCATCCCGAAGATTAAGCCCGCGCCGAAGCAGGGCAAGGGAGGCAAGGAAAACGTCGGCGAGCCAGTCCCGGGGTCCGCAGCATCGCAGCCGAGCCCGGTGGCGCACGTGGCGACTTGGAAGCTGGTCGCAATCCCGGCAGTGGCAATCTGCACGATCGCTATGGGCTTCGGTGGCGTATCGGCCTTCCTGGCTCCCGCGGCAGGCGAGGTCGACCCGGTCTCCGGAGCCGTTGTGGCGGGCCTGTCCCTGTCGGTTCTCGGCGGGGCGCAGATGGTATTCCGCTACTTCGCGGGCATCTACGCGGATCGTCGCTCCCGTGCCGGCGACCTAATCGTGCCCGCCATGGTAAGCGGGTTCTTCGGCCTGGCGATGATGTCCGCAGTCGTATTCTTCGGCTTCTCCGCGTGGCTGCTGCTGGCTGCCGCGGCGTTCTACGGCGCGGGCTTTGGCATGGCCCAAAACGAGGCGTTGCTGCTGATGTTCGCCCGCCTTCCACGCGAGCGTACCGCTGAGGCGAGCGCGTTTTGGAACATGGCCTTTGACTCGGGTACCGGCATCGGTTCGTTCGTCCTCGGCGCTGTCGCCGCGGCCGCGCTGAAGCCTTACCCGGCGGTATTCGCTTTCGCAGCGGCACTGGTCGCAGTAGGCCTGATCGGCGCCGTGCTGGACCAGGTCGTCGGCAAGCACCGCGTGTCGGAGTACCACAACACCCGCGCGACTCTGCGCAAGCTCGGCGGTGCGGTCAGGCGCCGCACCCCGGAGGCTGCTGTGCGTGCAGCGCGTCCGGCTAAGAATGCGGTAACGCGCCTGGCCTCGAAGGAGAAGAGGGCGCAGGCGCGGCAAGTGCGCCAGGAAAAGCGCCAGTAG